The proteins below come from a single Sander vitreus isolate 19-12246 chromosome 15, sanVit1, whole genome shotgun sequence genomic window:
- the LOC144529775 gene encoding somatostatin receptor type 5-like isoform X3, with amino-acid sequence MDGYYNWTPMSENVNMSSSQPYPTNLTYNNMSEVAAPMPFSVVTAVVYTIVFIVGLLGNTLVIYVVVRYSKMKTVTNMYILNLALADELYILGIPFLGTNSVLSYWPYGDFFCKVCMTADAMSQFSSTFCLTVMSIDRYLAVVHPIRSAKWRRPQAAKVFNGMVWVVSLLIVLPVTIYSHVQEDFNTCNITWPEPRELWSIVFILYTSILGFFGPLVVICLCYLLIVIKVRSASVRAGLTRRRKSERKVTRMVVIIVLVFVLCWLPFFITNIVNLIHIIPENNTTAAVYFFLVILTYVNSCANPLLYGFLSDNFKQSFQKVLCFHKPNDYGTTGWVGGGRSASQENHNPVLPRNPTQNGKMQCIQQPVMMEVIGDLDSNPLTSKAEVNGQSAL; translated from the exons ATGGATGGCTATTACAATTGGACACCGATGTCTGAGAATGTCAACATGTCTTCCTCCCAGCCCTACCCCACCAACCTCACCTACAACAATATGTCAGAGGTGGCCGCACCAATGCCGTTCAGTGTGGTCACCGCAGTCGTTTACACCATCGTCTTCATTGTGGGTCTTCTGGGCAACACACTGGTCATCTATGTGGTGGTTCGCTACAGCAAGATGAAGACTGTAACCAACATGTACATCCTCAATTTAGCCTTGGCAGATGAACTCTACATCCTGGGAATTCCCTTCCTTGGCACCAATAGTGTGCTTTCCTACTGGCCATATGGAGATTTCTTTTGCAAGGTTTGCATGACTGCTGATGCCATGAGCCAGTTCTCCTCCACCTTTTGCCTGACGGTGATGAGCATCGATCGCTACCTGGCTGTGGTTCATCCTATTCGCAGTGCCAAATGGCGGAGGCCACAGGCGGCCAAGGTTTTCAATGGCATGGTGTGGGTTGTGTCCTTACTGATTGTGCTGCCAGTAACAATCTACTCACATGTACAGGAGGACTTCAACACCTGCAACATAACCTGGCCTGAGCCACGTGAATTGTGGTCCATTGTCTTCATACTCTACACATCCATCCTGGGTTTCTTTGGTCCTCTGGTTGTCATCTGCCTCTGCTACCTGCTCATTGTCATTAAG GTGAGGTCAGCAAGTGTGCGTGCAGGCCTGACTAGGCGGCGTAAGTCAGAGCGTAAGGTGACACGCATGGTGGTGATCATCGTGTTGGTCTTTGTACTTTGTTGGCTGCCCTTCTTCATTACCAACATTGTCAACCTGATTCATATCATCCCTGAGAACAACACCACCGCTGCTGTCTACTTCTTCCTGGTCATCCTCACCTACGTCAACTCTTGCGCCAACCCACTCCTCTATGGCTTCCTCTCTGACAACTTCAAGCAGAGCTTCCAGAAGGTGCTCTGCTTCCACAAACCAAATGATTATGGCACCACAGGCTGGGTCGGAGGGGGACGGAGTGCATCCCAGGAAAACCACAATCCTGTTTTACCCAGAAATCCCACACAGAATGGGAAAATGCAGTGCATTCAG CAGCCTGTCATGATGGAGGTGATTGGGGACCTTGACAGCAATCCTCTAACTTCAAAAGCAGAGGTGAATGGCCAGTCAGCGCTATGA
- the LOC144529775 gene encoding somatostatin receptor type 5-like isoform X2, translating to MRITPPDSGTQERTDTSTPFFNMDGYYNWTPMSENVNMSSSQPYPTNLTYNNMSEVAAPMPFSVVTAVVYTIVFIVGLLGNTLVIYVVVRYSKMKTVTNMYILNLALADELYILGIPFLGTNSVLSYWPYGDFFCKVCMTADAMSQFSSTFCLTVMSIDRYLAVVHPIRSAKWRRPQAAKVFNGMVWVVSLLIVLPVTIYSHVQEDFNTCNITWPEPRELWSIVFILYTSILGFFGPLVVICLCYLLIVIKVRSASVRAGLTRRRKSERKVTRMVVIIVLVFVLCWLPFFITNIVNLIHIIPENNTTAAVYFFLVILTYVNSCANPLLYGFLSDNFKQSFQKVLCFHKPNDYGTTGWVGGGRSASQENHNPVLPRNPTQNGKMQCIQPVMMEVIGDLDSNPLTSKAEVNGQSAL from the exons ATGCGCATCACGCCACCAGATAGTGGCACACAGGAGCGCACAG ACACCAGCACTCCTTTCTTCAACATGGATGGCTATTACAATTGGACACCGATGTCTGAGAATGTCAACATGTCTTCCTCCCAGCCCTACCCCACCAACCTCACCTACAACAATATGTCAGAGGTGGCCGCACCAATGCCGTTCAGTGTGGTCACCGCAGTCGTTTACACCATCGTCTTCATTGTGGGTCTTCTGGGCAACACACTGGTCATCTATGTGGTGGTTCGCTACAGCAAGATGAAGACTGTAACCAACATGTACATCCTCAATTTAGCCTTGGCAGATGAACTCTACATCCTGGGAATTCCCTTCCTTGGCACCAATAGTGTGCTTTCCTACTGGCCATATGGAGATTTCTTTTGCAAGGTTTGCATGACTGCTGATGCCATGAGCCAGTTCTCCTCCACCTTTTGCCTGACGGTGATGAGCATCGATCGCTACCTGGCTGTGGTTCATCCTATTCGCAGTGCCAAATGGCGGAGGCCACAGGCGGCCAAGGTTTTCAATGGCATGGTGTGGGTTGTGTCCTTACTGATTGTGCTGCCAGTAACAATCTACTCACATGTACAGGAGGACTTCAACACCTGCAACATAACCTGGCCTGAGCCACGTGAATTGTGGTCCATTGTCTTCATACTCTACACATCCATCCTGGGTTTCTTTGGTCCTCTGGTTGTCATCTGCCTCTGCTACCTGCTCATTGTCATTAAG GTGAGGTCAGCAAGTGTGCGTGCAGGCCTGACTAGGCGGCGTAAGTCAGAGCGTAAGGTGACACGCATGGTGGTGATCATCGTGTTGGTCTTTGTACTTTGTTGGCTGCCCTTCTTCATTACCAACATTGTCAACCTGATTCATATCATCCCTGAGAACAACACCACCGCTGCTGTCTACTTCTTCCTGGTCATCCTCACCTACGTCAACTCTTGCGCCAACCCACTCCTCTATGGCTTCCTCTCTGACAACTTCAAGCAGAGCTTCCAGAAGGTGCTCTGCTTCCACAAACCAAATGATTATGGCACCACAGGCTGGGTCGGAGGGGGACGGAGTGCATCCCAGGAAAACCACAATCCTGTTTTACCCAGAAATCCCACACAGAATGGGAAAATGCAGTGCATTCAG CCTGTCATGATGGAGGTGATTGGGGACCTTGACAGCAATCCTCTAACTTCAAAAGCAGAGGTGAATGGCCAGTCAGCGCTATGA
- the LOC144529775 gene encoding somatostatin receptor type 5-like isoform X1: MRITPPDSGTQERTDTSTPFFNMDGYYNWTPMSENVNMSSSQPYPTNLTYNNMSEVAAPMPFSVVTAVVYTIVFIVGLLGNTLVIYVVVRYSKMKTVTNMYILNLALADELYILGIPFLGTNSVLSYWPYGDFFCKVCMTADAMSQFSSTFCLTVMSIDRYLAVVHPIRSAKWRRPQAAKVFNGMVWVVSLLIVLPVTIYSHVQEDFNTCNITWPEPRELWSIVFILYTSILGFFGPLVVICLCYLLIVIKVRSASVRAGLTRRRKSERKVTRMVVIIVLVFVLCWLPFFITNIVNLIHIIPENNTTAAVYFFLVILTYVNSCANPLLYGFLSDNFKQSFQKVLCFHKPNDYGTTGWVGGGRSASQENHNPVLPRNPTQNGKMQCIQQPVMMEVIGDLDSNPLTSKAEVNGQSAL, from the exons ATGCGCATCACGCCACCAGATAGTGGCACACAGGAGCGCACAG ACACCAGCACTCCTTTCTTCAACATGGATGGCTATTACAATTGGACACCGATGTCTGAGAATGTCAACATGTCTTCCTCCCAGCCCTACCCCACCAACCTCACCTACAACAATATGTCAGAGGTGGCCGCACCAATGCCGTTCAGTGTGGTCACCGCAGTCGTTTACACCATCGTCTTCATTGTGGGTCTTCTGGGCAACACACTGGTCATCTATGTGGTGGTTCGCTACAGCAAGATGAAGACTGTAACCAACATGTACATCCTCAATTTAGCCTTGGCAGATGAACTCTACATCCTGGGAATTCCCTTCCTTGGCACCAATAGTGTGCTTTCCTACTGGCCATATGGAGATTTCTTTTGCAAGGTTTGCATGACTGCTGATGCCATGAGCCAGTTCTCCTCCACCTTTTGCCTGACGGTGATGAGCATCGATCGCTACCTGGCTGTGGTTCATCCTATTCGCAGTGCCAAATGGCGGAGGCCACAGGCGGCCAAGGTTTTCAATGGCATGGTGTGGGTTGTGTCCTTACTGATTGTGCTGCCAGTAACAATCTACTCACATGTACAGGAGGACTTCAACACCTGCAACATAACCTGGCCTGAGCCACGTGAATTGTGGTCCATTGTCTTCATACTCTACACATCCATCCTGGGTTTCTTTGGTCCTCTGGTTGTCATCTGCCTCTGCTACCTGCTCATTGTCATTAAG GTGAGGTCAGCAAGTGTGCGTGCAGGCCTGACTAGGCGGCGTAAGTCAGAGCGTAAGGTGACACGCATGGTGGTGATCATCGTGTTGGTCTTTGTACTTTGTTGGCTGCCCTTCTTCATTACCAACATTGTCAACCTGATTCATATCATCCCTGAGAACAACACCACCGCTGCTGTCTACTTCTTCCTGGTCATCCTCACCTACGTCAACTCTTGCGCCAACCCACTCCTCTATGGCTTCCTCTCTGACAACTTCAAGCAGAGCTTCCAGAAGGTGCTCTGCTTCCACAAACCAAATGATTATGGCACCACAGGCTGGGTCGGAGGGGGACGGAGTGCATCCCAGGAAAACCACAATCCTGTTTTACCCAGAAATCCCACACAGAATGGGAAAATGCAGTGCATTCAG CAGCCTGTCATGATGGAGGTGATTGGGGACCTTGACAGCAATCCTCTAACTTCAAAAGCAGAGGTGAATGGCCAGTCAGCGCTATGA